A genomic segment from Micromonospora echinaurantiaca encodes:
- a CDS encoding alpha/beta fold hydrolase — protein MPFITVGTENSAPIDLYYEDHGSGQPIVLIHGFPFNGATWEKMSGPLLAAGYRVITYDRRGFGNSAQPGFGYDYDTFAADLDVLMTELDLRNAILVGHSMGTGEVTRYLGAYGSNRVDRAVLMAPLAPFLLKTADDPQGVEKSIFEGFQKAIIDDRFAFLTQFCNNFFNWDENKGKVVSEEAYRAHWEIGARASAKGTHDSVDAWQTDFRNDVPNIDVPVLIIQGDRDNVLPYPVTGQRLAPMLRDGKLVTLAGAPHGTPWTHPTEVNKAIMEFIGAPAMARA, from the coding sequence ATGCCCTTCATCACGGTGGGTACGGAGAATTCCGCCCCGATCGACCTGTACTACGAGGACCACGGCAGCGGCCAGCCGATCGTCCTGATCCACGGCTTTCCGTTCAACGGAGCGACCTGGGAGAAGATGAGCGGCCCGCTGCTCGCTGCCGGCTACCGGGTGATCACCTACGACCGGCGTGGCTTCGGCAACTCGGCGCAGCCCGGCTTCGGCTACGACTACGACACCTTCGCCGCCGACCTCGACGTGTTGATGACCGAGCTGGACCTGCGCAACGCGATCCTGGTCGGGCACTCGATGGGCACCGGCGAGGTGACCCGTTACCTCGGGGCGTACGGCTCGAACCGGGTGGACCGGGCGGTGCTGATGGCCCCGCTGGCACCGTTCCTGCTGAAGACGGCGGACGACCCGCAGGGTGTGGAGAAGAGCATCTTCGAGGGGTTCCAGAAGGCGATCATCGACGACCGCTTCGCCTTCCTCACCCAGTTCTGCAACAACTTCTTCAACTGGGACGAGAACAAGGGCAAGGTGGTCAGCGAGGAGGCGTACCGGGCGCACTGGGAGATCGGCGCGCGGGCCTCGGCGAAGGGCACCCACGACTCCGTGGACGCCTGGCAGACCGACTTCCGCAACGACGTGCCGAACATCGACGTCCCGGTGTTGATCATCCAGGGGGACAGGGACAACGTGCTGCCCTACCCGGTGACCGGGCAGCGCCTCGCGCCGATGCTGCGCGACGGCAAGCTGGTCACCCTGGCCGGGGCCCCGCACGGCACTCCGTGGACGCACCCGACCGAGGTGAACAAGGCGATCATGGAGTTCATCGGCGCGCCGGCGATGGCCCGCGCCTGA